CGCGGCAAGAGTGTCGAAGAAATTCTCGGTTAAGGAGGAGTCAACATGGCAAAGAAGTTAGCGATCACGCTAAAGCGCAGCCCAGTTGGCCGCCCCGAGAATCAACGCAAGACAGCGGTGGCACTTGGACTGACTAAGTTACAACAAACGGTTGTTCGCAGTGACACACCTGTCATTCGCGGGATGGTCAACCGTATTTCACACTTGGTGGAAGTCGTCGAACAAGACGCTTAATTCTTCGAATAAGGAGGTGTCCCTAGGATGCAGTTACATGAACTGAAGGCACAGCCTGGTGCGCGTCACACTCGTAAGCGTGTCGGACGCGGTACCAGTTCTGGCATGGGTAAGACGTCGACGCGCGGTCACAAAGGTCAATGGGCTCGGTCCGGCGGCGGTGTTCGTCCTGGCTTTGAAGGTGGTCAAACACCTCTCTTTCGTCGCTTGCCAAAGCGTGGCTTCAACAACAAGCGTTTTGCGAAGCAGTTCGCAACTGTGAATGTGGAAGCACTGAACGCACTTGAGGCGGGTACCGTAGTAACGCCAGAGCTCTTGCTCGAGCAACGTATCATCCGCGAACCACTGGACGGTTTGAAGGTTCTCGGTACGGGTGACATTCAAGTCAAATTGACGGTTAAAGCGCACGCTTTTTCCACGACCGCGAAGGAAAAGATTGAAGCCGCGGGCGGATCCGTTGAGGTGATTTAACGTGTTGCAGGCCACCTTGAACCTGTGGCGTTTGAAACACCTTCGCAATCGGATTCTGTTTACATTGATGGTAATTGCCGTGTATCGGATTGGGACGTTCATTCCGGTGCCCGGCATGAACGTCAATGCGCTGAATTCAGGGCAAGGAAACAACGCGCTGTTCAGCCTGTTAAACATGTTTTCTGGTGGGGCGTTTTACCGCTTCTCCATCTTTGCCATGAGTGTGACGCCATATATTACGGCGTCCATTATTGTGCAATTGCTGCAATCCGGTGTCATCCCGCGTTTCGAAGAATGGCAAAAGGAAGGCGAATCGGGGCGGCAACGCTTAACACAGATCACTCGCTATTTGACAGTGGGTCTGGGACTTGTGCAAGCAGTGGGGTTCACGTACATGTTCCACCGCAGTAATCTCTTGTTGGTGAACGACTGGTGGTCGTATATCGTCATCGTTCTGACGTTGACGACGGGTGATACACTACTTATGTGGTTCGGCGAAATGATTACCGAAAAGGGTGTCGGCAACGGCATCTCGATTCTCATCTTCGTCGGTATCCTTTCGAGGTTTTCGGGCCTTGGGCAAGATGTTTACACGAAGTGGTTCATGGGACAATCAAACCACCTGTTCCTCAGTATCCTCAAGGTTCTGCTGTTGCTGGCTGGGATTGTCGTCGTCTTCGCCTTGATTGTCTACGTACAGCAGGCAGAACGAAAGGTCCCCATTCAATATGCGAAACGTGTTGTCGGTCGCACCGTATATAGCGGCCAGCAGAGCTATATTCCAATTAAGGTGATTGCAGCTGGCGTGATTCCGGTGATTTTTGCAGTGTCGCTGTTGATTCTGCCATACACCATCGCGTCGTACTTCCAGACACATTCGTGGGCGGCGTTCATCCTTCGGTACCTCAGTCCGAATACAGGCTGGTACATGGCACTTGAAGTGGTGCTCATCATCGCCTTCTCGTTTTTCTATACGCATGTGCAACTCAATCCGCAGCAAATGGCGGAGCAGCTTCAAAAGCATGCCGGGTTCATCCCGGGCGTACGCCCCGGCTACGACACGGAACTGTACATTGTGAAGGTCATCAATCGCGTGACAGTGTTCGGATCGGTCTTTCTGGGGGTCATCTCTATATTGCCGTACCTTCTGCTAAATGGCATCGGCCTCACATCGTTCCAGCTTGGCGGCACGTCGCTGATCATCCTGGTTGGCGTTGCGATGCAGACCATGCAGCAGATGGAAGGTCAGTTATTACAACGGCAGTATCGAGGATTCATTCGATAAAGAGCTCGAACAAGGGGGATAAAAGGTGCAAGTGATACTCGTTGGCCTTCCCGGTGCAGGGAAGGGCACCCAAGCCGAACGAATTCAGTCGGATTTCGGTATCCCGCACATTTCGACCGGAGACATGTTCCGGCGCGCTGTAGCATCTGGAGGCGAACTCGGCAAGCAAGTGCAGTCCTACTTGGACAGTGGTCGACTTGTTCCAGACGAGATCACCATTGCGGTGGTGCGGGAACGCCTCAAGGCAGAGGATGCACAGCGTGGGTTCTTGTTAGATGGATTTCCTCGGACCCTCGAACAAGCAGGAGCACTGGACGCGATGCTGAATGAGCTTCATCGGCCACTTGATGCAGTGCTGTACATTCACGTGCATGAGAATGTTCTTCTCGCGAGACTCACGGGACGACGCATCTGTCGATCCTGTGGAGCAACTTATCACACAGTATTTCAGCCGCCCCAAGTGGAGGGTGTCTGTGATAAGTGTGGAGGGGAACTCTACCAACGCCCGGATGACACGGAAGCGGCGGTCAAGACCAGACTTGAGCAATATCAGCAAACGGCCCCTCTGATTGATTACTACAAGGAGCGCGGCGTGCTTTATCAAGTCGAGGGCGAACAGCCCATTGATAAGGTTCACGCTGACGTGAAGGCCGTTTTACAGCCTTTTGTGAGGTGACTCTTGCGACTATGAGCGTACCCCGAGACTTACCCCCTGTAGGTAGCGTCGTTGAGGTGATTCAAGGCCGCGACGCCGGACTTGTAGCGGTGGTGGTTGGGCATGCGGATGAGCGATTTCTTTTCATTGCGGACGGATCGATGCGTCGATCCGATAAGCCGAAGAAGAAGAACATATCGCATGTTCGCAAGATGGCGTATGTCGCGCAGGACGTTGCTGAGAAAATCAAACTGGACGGACGAGTGAACAATGCACAGTTGCGATACGCAATCCGTAAGTTCGTGGAAGAACGGTTGGTAGTAGCACAAGAGAGTGCAGAAGGAGGCGCGGTGAGTGGCTAAAGACGATGTGATCGAAGTCGAAGGCAAAGTCATTGAGCCTTTGCCAAACGCGATGTTTCGTGTCGAGCTTGAAAACGGACATAAGATTTTGGCGCATGTGTCCGGCAAGATTCGGATGCACTACATCAAAATCTTGCCTGGTGATAGAGTAACGGTCGAATTGTCACCGTATGATTTGACACGTGGAAGGATTACCT
This is a stretch of genomic DNA from Alicyclobacillus dauci. It encodes these proteins:
- the rplO gene encoding 50S ribosomal protein L15 encodes the protein MQLHELKAQPGARHTRKRVGRGTSSGMGKTSTRGHKGQWARSGGGVRPGFEGGQTPLFRRLPKRGFNNKRFAKQFATVNVEALNALEAGTVVTPELLLEQRIIREPLDGLKVLGTGDIQVKLTVKAHAFSTTAKEKIEAAGGSVEVI
- the secY gene encoding preprotein translocase subunit SecY produces the protein MLQATLNLWRLKHLRNRILFTLMVIAVYRIGTFIPVPGMNVNALNSGQGNNALFSLLNMFSGGAFYRFSIFAMSVTPYITASIIVQLLQSGVIPRFEEWQKEGESGRQRLTQITRYLTVGLGLVQAVGFTYMFHRSNLLLVNDWWSYIVIVLTLTTGDTLLMWFGEMITEKGVGNGISILIFVGILSRFSGLGQDVYTKWFMGQSNHLFLSILKVLLLLAGIVVVFALIVYVQQAERKVPIQYAKRVVGRTVYSGQQSYIPIKVIAAGVIPVIFAVSLLILPYTIASYFQTHSWAAFILRYLSPNTGWYMALEVVLIIAFSFFYTHVQLNPQQMAEQLQKHAGFIPGVRPGYDTELYIVKVINRVTVFGSVFLGVISILPYLLLNGIGLTSFQLGGTSLIILVGVAMQTMQQMEGQLLQRQYRGFIR
- a CDS encoding KOW domain-containing RNA-binding protein, coding for MSVPRDLPPVGSVVEVIQGRDAGLVAVVVGHADERFLFIADGSMRRSDKPKKKNISHVRKMAYVAQDVAEKIKLDGRVNNAQLRYAIRKFVEERLVVAQESAEGGAVSG
- the rpmD gene encoding 50S ribosomal protein L30, whose product is MAKKLAITLKRSPVGRPENQRKTAVALGLTKLQQTVVRSDTPVIRGMVNRISHLVEVVEQDA
- a CDS encoding adenylate kinase — encoded protein: MQVILVGLPGAGKGTQAERIQSDFGIPHISTGDMFRRAVASGGELGKQVQSYLDSGRLVPDEITIAVVRERLKAEDAQRGFLLDGFPRTLEQAGALDAMLNELHRPLDAVLYIHVHENVLLARLTGRRICRSCGATYHTVFQPPQVEGVCDKCGGELYQRPDDTEAAVKTRLEQYQQTAPLIDYYKERGVLYQVEGEQPIDKVHADVKAVLQPFVR
- the infA gene encoding translation initiation factor IF-1, whose translation is MAKDDVIEVEGKVIEPLPNAMFRVELENGHKILAHVSGKIRMHYIKILPGDRVTVELSPYDLTRGRITYRYK